GATCTTTACGTTTGTTTATATCATTTTACTTGCTTCTTAGTTCTACGATGGCATAAAGCTgagatctttagtgttgtttataTCATTTTGCTTGCTTCTTGTTAGTACTACGATGGCATAAAGATGAGATCTTTAAGTTTGTTTATATCTTTCGGATTGAGCTTTGAGTGTTATCTATTCTACACCAAACTAAGATGCTTCCTGTGTTGTGTTCTTGTTAGTAATCCAGGTAGTGGCTAGCCCAGCTGATTTGGTGAAAGTGAGAATGCAAGCAGATGGTAGATTGGTGAGCCAAGGTCTGAAACCGAGGTACTCTGGACCAATCGAAGCTTTCACCAGGATCCTACAATCAGAAGGAGTGAAAGGGTTATGGAAAGGTGTTGTTCCGAACATTCAGAGAGCGTTTCTAGTGAATATGGGTGAGCTAGCTTGCTACGATCACGCCAAACACTTTGTCATCGATAAAAAGATCTCGGGCGGGGATAACATTTACGCGCACACTCTTGCGTCTATCATGTCGGGTCTTGCTTCGACAACTCTGAGTTGTCCTGCAGATGTGGTGAAGACGAGGATGATGAATCAGGGTGAGAAAGGTGTGTACAGAAGTTCGTATGACTGTTTGGTGAAGACGGTTAGGTTTGAAGGAGTAAGAGCTTTGTGGAAAGGCTTTTTGCCGACGTGGGGGAGGCTTGGACCGTGGCAGTTTGTGTTTTGGGTCTCTTACGAGAAGTTTAGACAGCTTGCTGGTCTCTCTTCCTTCTAGTAAAAGCTAATTTGAGGCTTTGGAGGTTAATGAAACATCTTTGAAAAAGTAACATCTTACTCTTAGTTTCCCATTAGGGTAAGATTCAATACCAGTTTGGTTTCAAGTCTAGTTTTAAATAAATTGGTTAATTTCCTTGGGGTTTCATATCAGTTTTCATCTTTTCCTAACTAAATTGGTTATGAAGTGAAATAGTGAAAAGATATGTAAAAATTCAAGTacttattctattaaaatttgCATATTTTTAGTGTCGTGAATGTTGGTTGGTGTATATTAACTGAAAtgaaatatcattaaatttatgatttttgtcATATATTTAGTGCAGGAATGTTGGTATATATTTTGTTGGAACTATTTTTACGAGTTTACTGAGCTAAGCAAAAATTAAGTATatgtgaatataattttataagtttaTTGAGTTGGATAAAAATTTAATCTAATGCGAAGTAAatgttgtattttatatggAGAAAAACCACCACATTTTGGAAATTTATATGGACTGAGTAAAATGTTGAAATTGTCTAtagacaataaaaaaaaatctttgagtAACTTGGTGACTAAACAAAATCTATTTGGTGACAAATGTCATAAGTAAACAGACTGAatgttttgatcaaaaaaaaaaacagactgAATGTAAATGACTAAGCTAAGCAACTTAGGTTCTGATTGGGATTTTAACTTTGTTGGCTTTAGAAGCTTTTATTTAATTCTAAatctttaaagtttttttttaccaatcaGACTTTAAGCTCTCTAAAATCCTAAAAGACTCCTTAAAAAATCTCAAAACCAAAGTAACTAACTTTATTCTTAATGTGACTTGTTTTTTTCAAAGCCACAAATTAAAAGCCAAAAGATTAAAAGCCATTTCAAATCTTTAAAAGCCAAAAGTTTTAACAGCCAACCTAAAATTAAAAGCCTCAAGTCAAAAACAGTCGGATCCTTAATGACAAATGGCAATACTAAATTACACTTGGTGACTAACTAAGATAACTTAATAACAAATGACTAAAGCTTAGTAAACTTAGTGATAAATGTCCAAGTTACTTTATGATTAAATTTTGTGAATTTTTCGTATAAATAAACATCTAATCTCTCAATTAAACTAACTCATTCATAGATAATAATCTTAAAGATTAGCTTTCATATACAAATCTTAAAGATTAGCTTACAAATACAAAGTTCCAGCAACGTTTTAAGTCTTTCAAAGTAAGTCTCAAGAGTAGTGTAGTTGTTAAGTTCGCAAATTATATTTTGAGTGATGCAAAATATATAGTATGTCAATTTCATGCGGTTTTATCCTGGAATTCCATAATCGTGCATAAACCATTTCATCTAGCAGCGATCAATTGAGTTAAAGAAATTGATCATATCATGACTCCACATATTCGTTTATTTTTACATTGATGTTTTACCAATTTATATTATCGTAATCATcgtattttgttttgtaatttttaatatggATTCTCTTGTCCTAACATATTtgtcattaataatatttttatcattagtcacgttttttttgtcattagtaatttttttttgtcattactctttttttttgtcactggtAACGTTTTTTTATCATTACTCACGTTTTTTGTCATCTGTAACGTTTTCTATCATTTATCATTACTTACCCTTTTTGTatagttacattttttatcaCTACTCACAATATTTTTGTATCACATTTGACTTTGGTTGTGTTGAGTAGACACAGACCTCTCCTTTGAAAATAATGTCGAACACCGGTGTAGTTTTCCCGACGATAGACTTGGGAGAGCTTTCCGATGAGATCTTGAATCAGAACCTCCGTGAAGCCGGTGAGAGATTGGGATGCTTCAGAGTGATTAACCATGGAGTTTCTTTGTCTCTCATGTCTGAGATGAAGAAGACCGTTATGGATCTCTTTGAACGTCCCTACGAGGTGAAAGTACGTAACACTGATGTGCTACCAGGGAGTGGTTACAGATTTCGTCCAAGCGAAACCAATCCTAATTATGAAGCGTTAGGTCTCGTCGACCTGGCTTCTCCTCAAGCCCTCAATACTTTCTGTGACCAGCTCGACGCTTCTGCTGAACAAAGGTTTTTGtctctttttcttgttttttttt
The window above is part of the Brassica napus cultivar Da-Ae chromosome C8, Da-Ae, whole genome shotgun sequence genome. Proteins encoded here:
- the LOC106413778 gene encoding mitochondrial uncoupling protein 3-like, with the translated sequence MERRRVTGEAPTQKRIVLASLSAMVAESVTFPIDLTKTRMQLHGYAPGSASAAHRVGAIGVVSEIMRQEGMMGFYKGLSPAIIRHLFYTPIRIIGYENLKGFVVRSDAINGESLPLATKALLGGLSGVMAQVVASPADLVKVRMQADGRLVSQGLKPRYSGPIEAFTRILQSEGVKGLWKGVVPNIQRAFLVNMGELACYDHAKHFVIDKKISGGDNIYAHTLASIMSGLASTTLSCPADVVKTRMMNQGEKGVYRSSYDCLVKTVRFEGVRALWKGFLPTWGRLGPWQFVFWVSYEKFRQLAGLSSF